A single window of Mycolicibacterium aurum DNA harbors:
- a CDS encoding FAD binding domain-containing protein, whose translation MDLNTVEATTIPTSRDELWPLGPGDAILAGGTWLFSEPQPHIRRLVDITRLGWPPVTVNDDGIELAATCTVAEVSRLSSTLKRERPEWTAAPLLHQCCTALLASFKIWSLATVGGNISLSLPAGSMISLTCALDAEVTVWRADGSDVRMPVAQFVTGAATNALSPGDVLRSVWLPAAALRATTAYRKLAPSPLGRSGIVVIGRRDQASDGGGCTLSVTAATVRPFVFRFPATPTAAELAAAHAGIDAASWTVDAHGDPDWRRAVTLVLAEQIRKELT comes from the coding sequence ATGGACCTCAACACCGTCGAAGCGACGACGATACCGACAAGCCGCGACGAGCTGTGGCCGCTGGGCCCCGGCGACGCGATACTCGCGGGCGGCACGTGGCTGTTCTCCGAACCGCAGCCCCACATCCGCCGTCTCGTCGACATCACCCGGCTCGGCTGGCCGCCGGTGACCGTCAACGATGACGGGATCGAGCTCGCGGCCACCTGCACCGTCGCCGAGGTGTCCCGGCTGTCGTCCACCCTCAAGCGCGAGAGACCCGAGTGGACGGCCGCCCCGCTTCTGCACCAGTGCTGCACCGCGCTTCTCGCGTCCTTCAAGATCTGGTCGCTGGCCACGGTCGGCGGCAACATCAGCCTGTCGCTTCCGGCCGGTTCGATGATCTCCCTCACCTGCGCGCTCGACGCCGAGGTGACGGTGTGGCGGGCCGACGGCAGCGACGTCCGGATGCCTGTCGCGCAGTTCGTGACCGGGGCGGCCACCAACGCGCTGTCGCCCGGGGACGTGCTGAGGTCGGTGTGGCTCCCCGCGGCGGCGCTGCGGGCGACCACCGCCTACCGCAAACTGGCGCCCTCGCCGCTGGGGCGGTCGGGCATCGTCGTCATCGGCAGGCGCGACCAGGCCTCCGACGGCGGCGGCTGCACACTGTCGGTCACCGCAGCCACCGTCCGCCCGTTCGTGTTTCGTTTCCCCGCCACCCCCACGGCGGCCGAGCTGGCGGCCGCACACGCCGGCATCGATGCGGCCTCTTGGACGGTCGACGCGCACGGCGATCCGGACTGGCGGCGTGCCGTCACCCTCGTCCTCGCCGAGCAGATCCGCAAGGAGCTGACGTGA
- the hpxO gene encoding FAD-dependent urate hydroxylase HpxO, which translates to MKAVIIGAGMGGMSAAIALRQIGFETAVYERVTENKPVGAAISVWSNGVKCLNYLGLEEQTARLGGIVDTMSYIDGFTGDTMCRFSMQPLIDEVGQRPYPIARAELQLMLMQAYGLDEIAFGMQMVAVEDGPEAATATFADGTTVSADVIIGADGAGSLTREYVLGGPVTRRYAGYVNFNGLVQTDDRIGPATEWTTYVGDGKRVSVMPVADNRFYFFFDVVEPQGTQYERGSAREVLRAHFGEWAPGVQVLIDTLDPATTNRVEILDLDPFYTWVKGRVAVLGDAAHNTTPDIGQGGCSAMEDAIALQWAFRDHPADVHGALLAYQQARADRAGDLVLRARKRCDVTHAKDPDTTAQWYSELRNEDGGNIIRGIVGNIMGGPVTPVI; encoded by the coding sequence ATGAAAGCGGTGATCATCGGCGCCGGCATGGGCGGCATGAGCGCGGCGATCGCACTGCGCCAGATCGGGTTCGAGACCGCGGTGTATGAGCGGGTCACCGAGAACAAGCCCGTGGGCGCGGCGATCTCGGTGTGGTCCAACGGCGTCAAGTGCCTGAACTATCTCGGCCTGGAAGAGCAGACGGCACGGCTCGGCGGCATCGTCGACACCATGAGCTACATCGACGGCTTCACCGGCGACACCATGTGCCGGTTCTCCATGCAGCCGTTGATCGACGAGGTCGGCCAGCGCCCCTACCCGATCGCGCGTGCTGAACTGCAATTGATGCTGATGCAGGCCTACGGCCTCGACGAGATCGCGTTCGGCATGCAGATGGTGGCCGTCGAGGATGGACCCGAAGCCGCGACGGCAACATTCGCCGACGGGACGACGGTGAGCGCCGACGTGATCATCGGCGCCGACGGAGCCGGCTCGCTGACCCGCGAGTATGTGCTCGGCGGCCCGGTCACGCGCCGCTACGCGGGCTACGTGAACTTCAACGGCCTGGTACAGACGGACGACAGGATCGGCCCTGCGACCGAATGGACGACCTATGTCGGTGACGGCAAGCGTGTTTCGGTGATGCCCGTGGCCGACAACCGGTTCTACTTCTTCTTCGACGTGGTCGAGCCCCAGGGCACCCAGTATGAAAGGGGCAGCGCCCGTGAGGTTCTGCGTGCACACTTCGGCGAATGGGCGCCCGGCGTGCAGGTGCTGATCGACACGCTGGACCCGGCGACCACCAACCGGGTGGAGATCCTCGACCTCGACCCCTTCTATACGTGGGTGAAAGGCCGTGTCGCCGTGCTGGGCGATGCCGCGCACAACACCACCCCCGACATCGGGCAGGGTGGATGTTCGGCGATGGAGGACGCGATCGCACTGCAATGGGCGTTCAGGGATCACCCCGCAGACGTGCACGGCGCGCTGCTGGCCTACCAGCAGGCGCGCGCCGACCGTGCGGGCGATCTGGTGCTGCGCGCCCGCAAACGCTGCGACGTGACCCACGCCAAGGATCCGGACACCACCGCACAGTGGTATTCCGAGTTGCGGAACGAGGACGGCGGCAACATCATTCGCGGCATCGTCGGCAACATCATGGGTGGGCCCGTGACCCCGGTCATCTGA
- the uraH gene encoding hydroxyisourate hydrolase, whose product MSSLSTHVLDAVSGRPAVGVAVTLTDSDAAVLASALTDGDGRVRSVAENLTAGVYRLHFDTGSYFRSQEVAAFYPEVVIAFEVTDEAPHCHVPLLLSPFAYSTYRGS is encoded by the coding sequence ATGAGCTCGCTGTCCACCCACGTCCTCGACGCGGTGTCGGGCCGGCCCGCGGTCGGCGTCGCCGTGACGCTCACCGACTCCGACGCCGCCGTGCTGGCTTCGGCCCTCACCGACGGCGACGGCCGGGTCAGGTCGGTGGCCGAAAATCTCACGGCGGGCGTGTATCGGCTGCACTTCGACACCGGAAGCTACTTCCGCTCACAGGAAGTGGCCGCGTTCTACCCCGAGGTGGTCATCGCGTTCGAGGTGACCGACGAGGCGCCACACTGTCACGTTCCCCTTCTGTTGTCGCCGTTCGCGTACTCCACCTATCGAGGGAGTTGA